The proteins below are encoded in one region of Candidatus Poribacteria bacterium:
- a CDS encoding alcohol dehydrogenase catalytic domain-containing protein yields the protein MKGIVFLGNRQCAVKEVPTPEPGNGEVRIKMKVSGICGSDLHVYRPAEPRDWVQGHESAGVVEKLGPNVTNLKVGDRVTVHHHQGCGQCYYCSLGDFVWCPDDKVVSGAFGEYVVANERNCVVLPDQIDFIDGPFFACVGTTASIFPTNNRRIRSRSCRVEHGAYCKVNGSASYRS from the coding sequence ATGAAAGGGATTGTTTTTTTAGGTAACCGCCAATGTGCTGTTAAAGAGGTTCCTACCCCGGAGCCGGGAAATGGAGAAGTTCGGATTAAGATGAAGGTTTCGGGGATCTGTGGAAGTGATCTCCACGTGTATAGACCCGCAGAACCAAGAGATTGGGTCCAAGGGCACGAATCGGCCGGAGTTGTTGAAAAATTAGGTCCGAATGTAACCAACCTCAAAGTGGGGGATCGGGTGACCGTCCATCACCATCAAGGGTGTGGACAGTGCTACTACTGTTCGTTGGGCGATTTCGTATGGTGCCCTGACGATAAAGTGGTCAGCGGGGCATTTGGTGAGTATGTCGTTGCAAATGAACGGAATTGTGTGGTACTCCCAGATCAGATTGACTTCATCGACGGTCCATTTTTCGCCTGTGTCGGAACCACAGCGTCAATATTTCCCACAAACAATCGCCGTATACGGTCTAGGTCCTGTCGGGTTGAGCACGGTGCGTATTGCAAAGTCAATGGGAGCGCAAGTTATCGGAGTTGA
- a CDS encoding zinc-binding dehydrogenase: MGAQVIGVDVMEERIEVAEKCGADATVNAATEDPVEAVVAFSGTEGVDYVVETSGSAGGRSSIIPSLRREGKAALVGVGSDDKVINPGDMVYRRITLMGSVVFPIGWLKDFVRYCAQTGLTFAPAVTHHFRVDDGVEALRVADESRCGKVVFDWD; encoded by the coding sequence ATGGGAGCGCAAGTTATCGGAGTTGATGTCATGGAGGAACGCATCGAGGTTGCCGAGAAGTGCGGTGCGGATGCTACCGTCAATGCCGCCACAGAAGATCCAGTTGAAGCCGTGGTCGCGTTCAGTGGGACGGAGGGCGTGGACTACGTTGTCGAAACCTCCGGCAGCGCCGGTGGTCGAAGCAGCATCATCCCGTCGCTTCGCCGTGAGGGGAAAGCCGCACTCGTCGGTGTCGGGAGCGATGATAAGGTCATCAATCCGGGCGACATGGTCTATCGCCGAATCACCCTGATGGGATCGGTCGTATTCCCCATTGGATGGCTGAAAGATTTCGTGCGGTACTGCGCCCAAACGGGATTGACGTTTGCACCTGCAGTAACACACCATTTCCGCGTTGATGACGGCGTCGAGGCACTCCGTGTCGCCGACGAATCGAGATGCGGCAAAGTGGTATTTGATTGGGATTAG